One window from the genome of Amycolatopsis sp. NBC_01480 encodes:
- a CDS encoding helix-turn-helix domain-containing protein — MTNSRQVAGSRQQLRDLDALGIPAADARVYTALLGHPRTRAVDLAEQCGLSAQQVARALSRLATGGLASRVPGRPARYLAAPPDIALGGLAAERAAELRGARAAIEDLMEVHREASRFTHPAELVEVVTGAENIDSRVRRLQDGARTQIRGFDRPPYVSPPGGNLGHEHRRLTDGVAYRVIYDREAIALPGRLHGDILISGTHGERSRVRPQLPIKMVLADEQTAVIPISSSPHVVDAAYIIHASALLDALVTLFEAEWDRAVPLNEALNPATSGRDPETSELLALLAAGQTDAGIGRALGWSPRTTQRRVRALMTELNATTRFQAGMNARERGWL, encoded by the coding sequence ATGACCAATAGTCGCCAGGTGGCGGGTTCCCGCCAGCAGCTGCGGGACCTGGACGCGCTCGGCATCCCGGCCGCGGACGCGCGGGTGTACACCGCCTTGCTGGGTCATCCGCGCACGCGCGCGGTGGACCTGGCGGAGCAATGCGGGCTTTCCGCCCAGCAGGTGGCGCGGGCGCTGTCGCGGCTGGCCACCGGCGGGCTGGCGAGCCGGGTGCCCGGACGGCCCGCGCGGTACCTCGCCGCGCCGCCGGACATCGCGCTGGGCGGGCTCGCGGCCGAGCGGGCCGCCGAACTGCGCGGCGCGCGGGCCGCGATCGAGGACCTGATGGAGGTCCACCGCGAGGCCAGCCGGTTCACCCACCCGGCCGAGCTGGTCGAGGTGGTCACCGGCGCCGAGAACATCGACAGCCGCGTCCGCCGGCTCCAGGACGGCGCCCGCACGCAGATCCGCGGCTTCGACCGCCCGCCGTATGTCAGCCCGCCCGGCGGCAACCTCGGCCACGAACACCGGCGGCTGACCGACGGCGTCGCGTACCGCGTGATCTACGACCGCGAGGCGATCGCCCTGCCCGGCCGCCTGCACGGCGACATCCTGATCAGCGGCACCCACGGCGAACGCTCGCGGGTCCGTCCGCAGCTGCCGATCAAAATGGTGCTGGCCGACGAGCAGACGGCGGTGATCCCGATCAGCTCGTCCCCGCACGTGGTGGACGCGGCGTACATCATCCACGCCTCCGCGTTGCTGGACGCGCTGGTGACCCTGTTCGAGGCGGAATGGGACCGGGCGGTGCCGCTGAACGAGGCACTCAACCCCGCAACGTCCGGGCGCGATCCGGAGACGAGCGAGCTGCTGGCTTTGCTCGCGGCCGGTCAGACCGATGCGGGAATCGGGCGCGCGCTGGGGTGGAGCCCTCGCACCACGCAACGACGGGTCCGGGCCTTGATGACCGAGCTGAACGCGACCACGCGGTTTCAGGCCGGGATGAACGCCCGCGAGCGCGGCTGGCTTTGA
- the glgB gene encoding 1,4-alpha-glucan branching protein GlgB → MTTAPRDLPDAAPSPQDIDNLLAGSHHDPHSVLGVHSDGKRIYARALHPGAKAVTVLAGGARFPLERVADALFAAPLPEHPGDYRVEVDYDGHTVVTDDPYRWLPTVGELDQHLIGEGRHERLWDVLGAHVRAYETPDGTVEGVSFAVWAPTARGVRVIGDFNAWEGRGHPMRSLGSSGVWELFIPDVTVGSCYKFRILGADGHWHEKADPMAFATEVPPATASKVTQSQYTWADQEWAARREATNWADAPMSVYEVHLGSWRPGLGYRELADQLAEYVEETGFTHVEFLPVAEHPFGGSWGYQVTSYYAPTSRFGDPDDFRYLVDHLHQRGIGVLVDWVPAHFPRDIWALARFDGSPLYEHEDPRRGEQPDWGTLVFNFGRNEVRNFLVANALYWLEEFHLDGLRVDAVASMLYLDYSRKEGEWLPNEYGGRENLDAVRFLQELNATVYKRHPGVVMVAEESTAWPGVTRPTHLGGLGFGFKWNMGWMHDTLRYLGHEPVHRAFHHNEMTFSLVYAWSENFVLPLSHDEVVHGKGSLWQRMPGDDWNKAAGLRSLLAFMWAHPGKQLLFMGGEFGQPQEWSESDSLDWHLLEQPLHRGVRDLMRHLNGIYRDTPALFSGDVRPEGFQWIDANDSGGNVLSFLRIGSDGSRLACVANFAGVPHHDYRVGLPAAGRWTELLNTDAEAYGGSGVGNLGSVEATVEPWHGQPASAVLQLPPSGVLWLTEASPAGPLEEVIPAVS, encoded by the coding sequence GTGACCACGGCTCCCCGGGACCTGCCCGATGCCGCCCCGTCGCCGCAGGACATCGACAACCTGCTCGCCGGGTCCCACCACGACCCGCACTCGGTGCTCGGCGTGCACTCGGACGGCAAGCGCATCTATGCGCGCGCCCTGCACCCGGGCGCGAAGGCCGTCACGGTGCTGGCGGGCGGGGCCCGGTTCCCGCTGGAGCGGGTGGCCGACGCGCTGTTCGCGGCCCCGCTGCCCGAGCACCCCGGCGATTACCGGGTCGAGGTGGACTACGACGGGCACACCGTGGTCACCGACGACCCGTACCGCTGGCTGCCCACGGTCGGCGAGCTGGACCAGCACCTGATCGGCGAGGGCCGGCACGAGCGGCTGTGGGACGTGCTCGGCGCGCACGTCCGCGCCTACGAAACCCCGGACGGCACTGTCGAAGGCGTGTCGTTCGCGGTGTGGGCGCCGACCGCGCGCGGGGTGCGGGTGATCGGCGACTTCAACGCCTGGGAGGGCCGCGGGCACCCGATGCGCTCGCTCGGCTCGTCGGGCGTGTGGGAGCTGTTCATCCCGGACGTGACGGTGGGCAGCTGTTACAAGTTCCGGATCCTCGGCGCGGACGGGCACTGGCACGAGAAGGCCGACCCGATGGCGTTCGCCACCGAGGTCCCGCCCGCCACCGCGTCGAAGGTGACCCAGTCGCAGTACACCTGGGCCGACCAGGAGTGGGCCGCGCGCCGCGAGGCGACGAACTGGGCCGACGCGCCGATGAGCGTCTACGAGGTGCACCTCGGCTCGTGGCGCCCGGGCCTGGGCTACCGCGAGCTGGCCGACCAATTGGCCGAGTACGTCGAGGAAACCGGCTTCACGCACGTGGAGTTCCTGCCGGTGGCCGAGCACCCGTTCGGCGGTTCCTGGGGCTATCAGGTCACTTCCTACTACGCGCCGACCTCGCGCTTCGGGGACCCGGACGATTTCCGTTACCTGGTCGACCATCTGCACCAGCGCGGGATCGGCGTGCTGGTGGACTGGGTGCCCGCGCACTTCCCGCGCGACATCTGGGCGCTGGCGCGGTTCGACGGCAGCCCGCTGTACGAGCACGAGGACCCGCGCCGCGGCGAGCAGCCGGACTGGGGCACGCTCGTGTTCAACTTCGGCCGCAACGAGGTGCGCAACTTCCTGGTGGCCAACGCGCTGTACTGGCTGGAGGAGTTCCACCTCGACGGCCTGCGCGTGGACGCCGTCGCCTCGATGCTCTACCTGGACTACTCGCGCAAGGAGGGGGAGTGGCTGCCGAACGAGTACGGCGGCCGCGAAAACCTCGACGCGGTGCGGTTCCTGCAGGAGCTGAACGCGACTGTCTACAAGCGACACCCGGGCGTGGTGATGGTGGCCGAGGAGTCCACCGCCTGGCCCGGCGTCACGCGCCCGACGCATCTGGGCGGCCTCGGCTTCGGCTTCAAGTGGAACATGGGCTGGATGCACGACACGCTGCGCTACCTCGGGCACGAGCCGGTGCACCGCGCGTTCCACCACAACGAGATGACGTTCTCGCTCGTGTACGCCTGGAGCGAGAACTTCGTGCTGCCCCTTTCGCACGACGAAGTGGTGCACGGCAAGGGATCGCTGTGGCAGCGGATGCCGGGCGACGACTGGAACAAGGCGGCCGGGCTGCGCTCGCTGCTCGCGTTCATGTGGGCGCACCCGGGCAAGCAGCTGCTGTTCATGGGCGGCGAGTTCGGCCAGCCGCAGGAGTGGTCGGAGTCGGACTCGCTCGACTGGCACCTGCTGGAGCAGCCACTGCACCGCGGCGTGCGCGACCTGATGCGCCACCTCAACGGCATCTACCGCGACACCCCGGCGCTGTTCAGCGGCGACGTGCGGCCCGAGGGCTTCCAGTGGATCGACGCGAACGACTCGGGCGGCAACGTGCTGAGCTTCCTGCGCATCGGCTCCGACGGCTCGCGCCTGGCCTGCGTCGCCAACTTCGCCGGCGTGCCGCACCACGACTACCGCGTCGGCCTGCCCGCCGCCGGTCGCTGGACCGAACTGCTGAACACCGACGCGGAAGCCTATGGCGGCTCCGGCGTCGGGAACCTCGGCTCGGTGGAGGCGACCGTGGAGCCGTGGCACGGGCAGCCCGCGTCGGCCGTGTTGCAGCTGCCTCCGAGCGGCGTGCTGTGGCTGACCGAGGCGTCTCCGGCCGGTCCTCTGGAGGAGGTCATCCCGGCGGTGAGCTGA
- a CDS encoding maltokinase N-terminal cap-like domain-containing protein has product MTDPGHLVDELVTELPGWLPSQRWFAGKDRPVTAVRPLGATVLIDGDPQLLHVVVEVIQGDRQEPYQLLVGRRSHPPEIASGSWIGADGGLNFYEASGDADLTALLLDKIVAGERVGPLVFEHEPGAVLTGGLRARPITSEQSNTSLVYGGQYILKLFRKLSPGLNKDLLLHRALQAAGCEHIAEVVGSITGELAGEPTTIGMLQVFLPDAVDGWAMATTSVRDLMAEPELRPEELGGDFAGEAERLGTAVARVHADLASALGTEPVDDNELDRTVKAMADRLDEVARDVPELAEHVPALRAAFDAVRELPPGSSPISMQYVHGDLHLGQVLRTVGGWLLLDFEGEPAAPVAERHALRSPLRDVAGMLRSFDYAAQQLLVGQPEDPALTERALEWARRNRAAFCEGYALGAAAPLGDPREHGELLRAFELDKAVYEVAYEHANRPDWLAVPLAAIARITHGGE; this is encoded by the coding sequence TTGACCGACCCCGGTCACCTGGTCGACGAACTGGTCACCGAGCTCCCGGGCTGGCTGCCGTCCCAGCGGTGGTTCGCGGGCAAGGACCGGCCGGTGACCGCGGTGCGGCCGCTCGGGGCCACGGTCCTGATCGACGGCGACCCGCAGCTGCTGCACGTGGTCGTCGAGGTGATCCAGGGGGACCGGCAGGAGCCGTACCAGCTGCTGGTCGGCCGCCGGTCGCACCCGCCGGAGATCGCTTCGGGGTCGTGGATCGGGGCCGACGGCGGGCTGAACTTCTACGAGGCGAGCGGCGACGCGGACCTGACCGCCCTGCTGCTGGACAAGATCGTGGCCGGCGAGCGCGTCGGCCCGCTGGTCTTCGAGCACGAACCGGGCGCGGTGCTGACCGGGGGCCTGCGGGCCCGGCCGATCACCTCGGAGCAGAGCAACACCTCGCTCGTCTACGGCGGGCAGTACATCCTCAAGCTGTTCCGCAAGCTCAGCCCGGGCCTCAACAAGGACCTGCTGCTGCACCGCGCGCTGCAGGCCGCGGGCTGCGAGCACATCGCCGAGGTGGTCGGCTCGATCACCGGCGAGCTGGCCGGGGAGCCCACCACGATCGGCATGCTGCAGGTGTTCCTGCCCGACGCCGTCGACGGCTGGGCGATGGCCACCACCAGCGTGCGCGACCTGATGGCGGAGCCGGAGCTGCGGCCGGAAGAACTGGGCGGAGACTTCGCCGGCGAGGCCGAGCGGCTGGGCACGGCCGTCGCGCGGGTGCACGCGGACCTCGCGTCGGCGCTCGGCACCGAGCCGGTTGACGACAACGAGCTGGACCGCACCGTGAAGGCGATGGCCGACCGGCTCGACGAGGTCGCCCGCGATGTGCCGGAGCTGGCCGAGCACGTGCCGGCGCTGCGCGCTGCGTTCGACGCCGTGCGCGAGCTGCCGCCGGGCTCCTCGCCGATCTCGATGCAGTACGTCCACGGCGACCTGCACCTCGGCCAGGTGCTGCGCACCGTCGGCGGCTGGCTGCTGCTGGACTTCGAGGGCGAGCCGGCCGCGCCGGTGGCGGAGCGGCACGCGCTGCGCTCGCCGTTGCGCGACGTCGCGGGCATGCTGCGCTCCTTCGACTACGCGGCCCAGCAACTGCTCGTCGGCCAGCCGGAGGATCCGGCGCTGACCGAGCGGGCACTGGAGTGGGCGCGCCGCAACCGCGCCGCCTTCTGCGAGGGTTACGCCCTGGGCGCCGCGGCGCCGCTCGGCGACCCGCGCGAGCACGGGGAACTGCTCCGTGCCTTCGAACTCGACAAAGCGGTGTACGAGGTCGCCTACGAGCACGCGAACCGGCCGGACTGGCTGGCCGTCCCGCTCGCGGCGATCGCCCGCATCACGCACGGAGGTGAGTGA